A DNA window from Engystomops pustulosus chromosome 6, aEngPut4.maternal, whole genome shotgun sequence contains the following coding sequences:
- the ASXL1 gene encoding polycomb group protein ASXL1 isoform X2, whose translation MRDKQKRRRERTWAEAAKMVLENYSDAPMTPKQILNVIEAEGLKETNFSSSLCSGSSPLACLNAMLHSNSRTREAMFYKLPGRISLFTMKKNAVQWSRVVSLPDDGDTEDIADEEGSSVPVEPSGSASSSRESHVRETRSFVQMNKQKRRSGVLLPRVVLTPLKVNGAHLPSTSGLSVRRAESESSSSAALRGSLAFHRRTALSSNSSHHLRSLKNISTPGQVKKKEEEIDFETPGSILVNTNLRALINVRTFNALPQHLQQQLLLLLPDVDRQVNPDGQLRMSGSALNNEFFAHACQRWRERLSEGEFTPEAQLRMRQELGKEKKVEDWKEKFFEDFYGQKLGYSEEPGSDLEDKSHETTCLQQEKPKTIPELAWKKETVPELRIRTRRSLYRNAEKMNPNLPAAAEVKVATLSSSPKELIDPLAGENRLFSGDDLNLPSTSERVPDLHPENASEQKRKSTDAETSSSSLEKKPRMEQRQSFRNTIQSVHPEKPQPTKEEPKVPPIRIQLSRIKPPWVGKGLPAYQIYPRIIPNPDPSGGWPSSCSPTDSQTSDHQSQNSSGEGRGNHGQHCYQPDKRKSRSRGFKRSRKRRYREKSANSCRTQLLSPITVTPEKPEVPQMKTGWVSSASVECNGENDTNDSVTKEPHPDKVVDGEDNSKDGNKEIALAEEENMCVDQCSEERMLAYSMDANAGQTIEALPCVLSDVSNTFQNRFKQVTSCSTEKHSSEQKTDAALEEFAEHQVLPTSSLMQPHSSEANKTLLAGQLPVHTNEPSTYSTSVDSTGDPCCNGLHKNVCLSVDNSQEPYKSDPVCSAIQSDFGQEPLVTQQFPTAENVSERTLLPDFTDNGSKGNVAASLPSDVESCSTNLFQENEVSKTDAKTGNFLASTNEEARRGLPFGLSTANLKGGKYGTSNATTEPSLNPRPSKMSQGCQDGYGDHKQRLNSTAEFAGKVPILLYMPFSQFPKEVGVCVQLPADLEMSSSHKMKDAFLEMLSQDVASYHYAAGVRLSPENYSLTGSASLSVEVFAEQGDGGEEQVSLRCSCSFKAMTMCEGCGAFCHIDCIGPSKLCVSCLVIR comes from the exons ATGAGAGATAAACAGAAGCGCCGCAGAGAACGCACGTGGGCCGAGGCCGCCAAGATG GTCTTGGAGAATTACTCCGATGCTCCCATGACCCCTAAACAGATCCTAAATGTGATTGAGGcggaggggttaaaggaaacaaa tttttcttcatccCTTTGCAGCGGATCCTCCCCTCTGGCTTGTCTCAATGCCATGTTACATTCCAACTCCAGAACACGTGAAGCCATGTTTTACAAGCTCCCAGGTCGCATCAGTCTATTCACAATGAAG AAAAATGCTGTACAGTGGTCCCGTGTGGTGTCACTGCCTGATgatggagacacagaggacattgCAGATGAAGAGGGAAGCTCAGTGCCTGTTG AACCGTCTGGCAGTGCTTCCAGTTCTCGAGAATCACACGTTAGAGAAACCAGGTCGTTTGTTCAG ATGAATAAGCAGAAGAGAAGAAGTGGAGTACTCCTGCCTCGAGTTGTTCTTACACCTCTAAAAGTGAATGGGGCTCATCTTCCGTCTACTTCAG GATTGTCAGTCCGTCGTGCCGAAAGTGAATCTTCCAGTAGTGCAGCTTTGAGGGGCAGCCTGGCATTTCACAGACGAACTGCTTTAAGCAGCAATTCTTCTCATCATCTTAGAAGCTTAAAGAATATCTCTACTCCAG GGCAAGTgaagaaaaaagaggaggagattgACTTTGAAACTCCCGGCTCCATCCTGGTTAATACTAATCTTCGTGCCCTGATAAACGTACGGACGTTCAATGCTCTCCCACAACACCTCCAGCAGCAGCTTCTTCTACTCCTCCCAGATGTGGACAGACAG GTTAATCCCGATGGACAGTTGCGAATGAGCGGGAGCGCTCTAAATAATGAGTTTTTCGCTCATGCATGCCAGAGATGGCGGGAGAGGCTGTCAGAAG GTGAATTCACACCTGAGGCTCAGCTGCGAATGAGGCAGGAGTTGGGGAAGGAGAAGAAAGTAGAGGACTGGAAAGAAAAGTTCTTTGAAGATTTTTATGGACAGAA GCTTGGATATTCTGAGGAGCCCGGATCTGATCTTGAGGATAAGAGTCATGAGACAACATGCCTGCAACAAGAAAAGCCCAAAACAATTCCAGAACTTGCATGGAAAAAGGAAACTGTACCTGAGCTTCGCATTAGAACTCGGAGGAGCCTCTACAGAAATGCTGAGAAGATGAATCCTAATCTTCCAGCTGCTGCTGAAGTCAAAGTTGCTACCTTATCTTCCTCTCCTAAAGAGCTAATAGATCCTTTGGCTGGTGAGAACAGATTGTTTTCAGGGGATGACCTCAATCTCCCATCCACCTCTGAAAGAGTGCCTGATCTTCATCCCGAAAACGCCTCTGAACAGAAAAGGAAAAGCACAGATGCGGAGACCTCCAGCTCCTCCCTCGAAAAGAAGCCACGTATGGAACAGCGTCAGTCCTTTCGTAACACAATTCAGAGTGTTCACCCCGAAAAACCACAGCCCACCAAAGAAGAACCAAAAGTCCCACCAATCCGG ATACAGCTTTCTCGGATCAAACCTCCCTGGGTGGGTAAAGGTTTGCCAGCTTACCAGATCTACCCCCGGATCATCCCAAACCCTGATCCCTCTGGGGGCTGGCCTTCTTCCTGCTCGCCTACTGACAGTCAGACCAGTGACCATCAGTCCCAAAACTCCAGTGGTGAAGGCAGAGGCAACCATGGTCAGCACTGTTACCAGCCAGATAAAAGAAAAAGCCGATCCAGAGGCTTCAAAAGAAGCAGAAAGAGAAGATACCGAGAAAAATCAGCAAATAGCTGCAGAACACAATTATTGTCGCCCATTACTGTAACGCCAGAGAAACCAGAAGTCCCGCAAATGAAAACCGGCTGGGTATCAAGTGCTTCAGTCGAGTGCAAtggtgagaatgacacaaatgacTCTGTTACCAAAGAACCGCACCCTGATAAAGTAGTTGATGGGGAGGACAACTCCAAGGATGGTAATAAGGAAATTGCTTTGGCAGAAGAGGAAAATATGTGCGTGGACCAGTGTAGCGAGGAGAGGATGTTGGCATATTCTATGGATGCCAATGCAGGACAAACCATTGAGGCTTTGCCCTGTGTTCTTAGTGATGTTTCCAACACTTTTCAGAACAGGTTCAAGCAGGTCACGTCTTGCTCAACTGAAAAGCATTCCTCTGAACAAAAAACAGATGCAGCACTAGAAGAATTTGCGGAGCATCAAGTACTACCTACATCCTCTCTGATGCAGCCACACTCGTCGGAAGCAAATAAAACCTTGCTTGCAGGACAGTTGCCAGTGCATACCAATGAACCCTCAACTTACAGCACTTCAGTGGACTCTACTGGTGACCCATGCTGCAATGGTCTTCATAAAAATGTCTGTCTCTCAGTTGACAACTCACAGGAGCCATATAAGTCTGACCCGGTTTGTAGTGCTATACAGTCAGATTTTGGACAGGAGCCATTGGTGACCCAACAGTTCCCTACTGCTGAGAATGTTAGTGAGCGTACGCTCTTGCCTGATTTTACAGATAATGGTTCTAAGGGAAATGTGGCAGCCTCTTTACCTTCTGATGTTGAATCGTGCTCAACAAATCTATTTCAGGAAAATGAAGTCTCTAAAACTGATGCTAAGACAGGCAATTTTTTGGCCAGCACTAATGAAGAGGCAAGACGGGGGTTGCCCTTTGGTTTGTCAACTGCAAATTTGAAGGGAGGAAAGTATGGGACCTCTAATGCCACCACTGAACCATCATTAAACCCTCGGCCCTCTAAGATGTCCCAAGGTTGCCAGGATGGATATGGAGACCATAAACAGAGACTGAATAGCACCGCTGAATTTGCTGGTAAAGTTCCCATATTATTATATATGCCGTTCAGCCAGTTCCCAAAGGAGGTTGGGGTCTGTGTCCAGCTGCCTGCAGACCTGgagatgtcttcttcacacaaaatgaaggatgcctttctggagatgcTGTCCCAGGATGTGGCTTCCTACCATTACGCTGCGGGAGTGCGTCTGTCACCTGAAAATTATTCACTTACAGGCAGCGCCTCGTTGTCTGTTGAAGTTTTTGCAGAACAAGGTGACGGAGGGGAAGAGCAAGTGTCACTGAGATGTTCATGCAGCTTCAAAGCCATGACCATGTGTGAGGGCTGTGGGGCATTTTGTCACATCGACTGCATCGGACCTTCCAAACTGTGTGTTTCGTGCCTTGTCATAAGATAA
- the ASXL1 gene encoding polycomb group protein ASXL1 isoform X1: MRDKQKRRRERTWAEAAKMVLENYSDAPMTPKQILNVIEAEGLKETNFSSSLCSGSSPLACLNAMLHSNSRTREAMFYKLPGRISLFTMKKNAVQWSRVVSLPDDGDTEDIADEEGSSVPVAEPSGSASSSRESHVRETRSFVQMNKQKRRSGVLLPRVVLTPLKVNGAHLPSTSGLSVRRAESESSSSAALRGSLAFHRRTALSSNSSHHLRSLKNISTPGQVKKKEEEIDFETPGSILVNTNLRALINVRTFNALPQHLQQQLLLLLPDVDRQVNPDGQLRMSGSALNNEFFAHACQRWRERLSEGEFTPEAQLRMRQELGKEKKVEDWKEKFFEDFYGQKLGYSEEPGSDLEDKSHETTCLQQEKPKTIPELAWKKETVPELRIRTRRSLYRNAEKMNPNLPAAAEVKVATLSSSPKELIDPLAGENRLFSGDDLNLPSTSERVPDLHPENASEQKRKSTDAETSSSSLEKKPRMEQRQSFRNTIQSVHPEKPQPTKEEPKVPPIRIQLSRIKPPWVGKGLPAYQIYPRIIPNPDPSGGWPSSCSPTDSQTSDHQSQNSSGEGRGNHGQHCYQPDKRKSRSRGFKRSRKRRYREKSANSCRTQLLSPITVTPEKPEVPQMKTGWVSSASVECNGENDTNDSVTKEPHPDKVVDGEDNSKDGNKEIALAEEENMCVDQCSEERMLAYSMDANAGQTIEALPCVLSDVSNTFQNRFKQVTSCSTEKHSSEQKTDAALEEFAEHQVLPTSSLMQPHSSEANKTLLAGQLPVHTNEPSTYSTSVDSTGDPCCNGLHKNVCLSVDNSQEPYKSDPVCSAIQSDFGQEPLVTQQFPTAENVSERTLLPDFTDNGSKGNVAASLPSDVESCSTNLFQENEVSKTDAKTGNFLASTNEEARRGLPFGLSTANLKGGKYGTSNATTEPSLNPRPSKMSQGCQDGYGDHKQRLNSTAEFAGKVPILLYMPFSQFPKEVGVCVQLPADLEMSSSHKMKDAFLEMLSQDVASYHYAAGVRLSPENYSLTGSASLSVEVFAEQGDGGEEQVSLRCSCSFKAMTMCEGCGAFCHIDCIGPSKLCVSCLVIR; encoded by the exons ATGAGAGATAAACAGAAGCGCCGCAGAGAACGCACGTGGGCCGAGGCCGCCAAGATG GTCTTGGAGAATTACTCCGATGCTCCCATGACCCCTAAACAGATCCTAAATGTGATTGAGGcggaggggttaaaggaaacaaa tttttcttcatccCTTTGCAGCGGATCCTCCCCTCTGGCTTGTCTCAATGCCATGTTACATTCCAACTCCAGAACACGTGAAGCCATGTTTTACAAGCTCCCAGGTCGCATCAGTCTATTCACAATGAAG AAAAATGCTGTACAGTGGTCCCGTGTGGTGTCACTGCCTGATgatggagacacagaggacattgCAGATGAAGAGGGAAGCTCAGTGCCTGTTG CAGAACCGTCTGGCAGTGCTTCCAGTTCTCGAGAATCACACGTTAGAGAAACCAGGTCGTTTGTTCAG ATGAATAAGCAGAAGAGAAGAAGTGGAGTACTCCTGCCTCGAGTTGTTCTTACACCTCTAAAAGTGAATGGGGCTCATCTTCCGTCTACTTCAG GATTGTCAGTCCGTCGTGCCGAAAGTGAATCTTCCAGTAGTGCAGCTTTGAGGGGCAGCCTGGCATTTCACAGACGAACTGCTTTAAGCAGCAATTCTTCTCATCATCTTAGAAGCTTAAAGAATATCTCTACTCCAG GGCAAGTgaagaaaaaagaggaggagattgACTTTGAAACTCCCGGCTCCATCCTGGTTAATACTAATCTTCGTGCCCTGATAAACGTACGGACGTTCAATGCTCTCCCACAACACCTCCAGCAGCAGCTTCTTCTACTCCTCCCAGATGTGGACAGACAG GTTAATCCCGATGGACAGTTGCGAATGAGCGGGAGCGCTCTAAATAATGAGTTTTTCGCTCATGCATGCCAGAGATGGCGGGAGAGGCTGTCAGAAG GTGAATTCACACCTGAGGCTCAGCTGCGAATGAGGCAGGAGTTGGGGAAGGAGAAGAAAGTAGAGGACTGGAAAGAAAAGTTCTTTGAAGATTTTTATGGACAGAA GCTTGGATATTCTGAGGAGCCCGGATCTGATCTTGAGGATAAGAGTCATGAGACAACATGCCTGCAACAAGAAAAGCCCAAAACAATTCCAGAACTTGCATGGAAAAAGGAAACTGTACCTGAGCTTCGCATTAGAACTCGGAGGAGCCTCTACAGAAATGCTGAGAAGATGAATCCTAATCTTCCAGCTGCTGCTGAAGTCAAAGTTGCTACCTTATCTTCCTCTCCTAAAGAGCTAATAGATCCTTTGGCTGGTGAGAACAGATTGTTTTCAGGGGATGACCTCAATCTCCCATCCACCTCTGAAAGAGTGCCTGATCTTCATCCCGAAAACGCCTCTGAACAGAAAAGGAAAAGCACAGATGCGGAGACCTCCAGCTCCTCCCTCGAAAAGAAGCCACGTATGGAACAGCGTCAGTCCTTTCGTAACACAATTCAGAGTGTTCACCCCGAAAAACCACAGCCCACCAAAGAAGAACCAAAAGTCCCACCAATCCGG ATACAGCTTTCTCGGATCAAACCTCCCTGGGTGGGTAAAGGTTTGCCAGCTTACCAGATCTACCCCCGGATCATCCCAAACCCTGATCCCTCTGGGGGCTGGCCTTCTTCCTGCTCGCCTACTGACAGTCAGACCAGTGACCATCAGTCCCAAAACTCCAGTGGTGAAGGCAGAGGCAACCATGGTCAGCACTGTTACCAGCCAGATAAAAGAAAAAGCCGATCCAGAGGCTTCAAAAGAAGCAGAAAGAGAAGATACCGAGAAAAATCAGCAAATAGCTGCAGAACACAATTATTGTCGCCCATTACTGTAACGCCAGAGAAACCAGAAGTCCCGCAAATGAAAACCGGCTGGGTATCAAGTGCTTCAGTCGAGTGCAAtggtgagaatgacacaaatgacTCTGTTACCAAAGAACCGCACCCTGATAAAGTAGTTGATGGGGAGGACAACTCCAAGGATGGTAATAAGGAAATTGCTTTGGCAGAAGAGGAAAATATGTGCGTGGACCAGTGTAGCGAGGAGAGGATGTTGGCATATTCTATGGATGCCAATGCAGGACAAACCATTGAGGCTTTGCCCTGTGTTCTTAGTGATGTTTCCAACACTTTTCAGAACAGGTTCAAGCAGGTCACGTCTTGCTCAACTGAAAAGCATTCCTCTGAACAAAAAACAGATGCAGCACTAGAAGAATTTGCGGAGCATCAAGTACTACCTACATCCTCTCTGATGCAGCCACACTCGTCGGAAGCAAATAAAACCTTGCTTGCAGGACAGTTGCCAGTGCATACCAATGAACCCTCAACTTACAGCACTTCAGTGGACTCTACTGGTGACCCATGCTGCAATGGTCTTCATAAAAATGTCTGTCTCTCAGTTGACAACTCACAGGAGCCATATAAGTCTGACCCGGTTTGTAGTGCTATACAGTCAGATTTTGGACAGGAGCCATTGGTGACCCAACAGTTCCCTACTGCTGAGAATGTTAGTGAGCGTACGCTCTTGCCTGATTTTACAGATAATGGTTCTAAGGGAAATGTGGCAGCCTCTTTACCTTCTGATGTTGAATCGTGCTCAACAAATCTATTTCAGGAAAATGAAGTCTCTAAAACTGATGCTAAGACAGGCAATTTTTTGGCCAGCACTAATGAAGAGGCAAGACGGGGGTTGCCCTTTGGTTTGTCAACTGCAAATTTGAAGGGAGGAAAGTATGGGACCTCTAATGCCACCACTGAACCATCATTAAACCCTCGGCCCTCTAAGATGTCCCAAGGTTGCCAGGATGGATATGGAGACCATAAACAGAGACTGAATAGCACCGCTGAATTTGCTGGTAAAGTTCCCATATTATTATATATGCCGTTCAGCCAGTTCCCAAAGGAGGTTGGGGTCTGTGTCCAGCTGCCTGCAGACCTGgagatgtcttcttcacacaaaatgaaggatgcctttctggagatgcTGTCCCAGGATGTGGCTTCCTACCATTACGCTGCGGGAGTGCGTCTGTCACCTGAAAATTATTCACTTACAGGCAGCGCCTCGTTGTCTGTTGAAGTTTTTGCAGAACAAGGTGACGGAGGGGAAGAGCAAGTGTCACTGAGATGTTCATGCAGCTTCAAAGCCATGACCATGTGTGAGGGCTGTGGGGCATTTTGTCACATCGACTGCATCGGACCTTCCAAACTGTGTGTTTCGTGCCTTGTCATAAGATAA